GAAAGAGGGCTgcggattttgtcccccatcacttacattcaaagttcattatgaagggatctcttaatggtgtgtatgaacaggaggattaCAGCAAGAAttacatgtgtcaatgttcatttggtcacctgacTCATGTTTTAggatagacttgaaaaactgtgaactttcATTTTAAGATCGAGTATGTTGATTGGGGTgtccatatactgtacatttggcCATGTAGTGTATCTCGTACATAACTTCAGAATAAAAAGAGGACCTCATTCAACATAATTCTGAGgaaaggagaaataaaatgtgctCTAGTTACAATCTAGTTCTGCCACTGAACAGATGCctagtgctgctgctgcctcagaCTAAGTCATCGCCTATAACCCTGTCATTCACGTCAGCAATGCAATTTTCTCAGGCTGCACATAATTTATCCCAAACCACACACACCAGATGTGAATGGAAAATCCAGTAAAACCCCGCATTATTGAAGTGGACTAGATGTATGCATTTATGTTGACATGCTGTAATGCTCAACTAAGAACCAATTTTCCATTGTCAAACACAGGATATCTTCTACTATTTTGATTTTACATCCTTATTTCTGTGAGCAGATAAAATTACATGTCTCACTTTGTTCATTGCAAATGTATCAAGTATTCATTCTGTCTCGGTGGACATGGTGAAAGTATCTCACAGTTACATTATGTTTAAACAAAGTGATTCTCAAACTTGGGGACTCCCTAAAACCCCTTCAAGGACTcctgggggtccctggaccccattttgagaaccactgcagtAATTAATCTAATAGGAAATGTTGAGTTAAACTAACCTTGTATCTCTTTTTACAGCCTGGGACAGGACAGGCAAATGGCTTCTCGTCTCCTCCGTTCATGCACATGGAGCTGAGGATGGACTCAGAGCTGATGGCGCTCTCTGTGGTCCACGACTCATCACTGTCTGACTCCTCAAAGTCtacctcctcttcatcacactCACTACCTGTGGGAGGTTGAAAGACAGACAAATGGTAAATGACTCAGTCTCAGGGCATGACCACCAGGGATGCAATCCTACCCACCAGTCTCCAAGAAGCTCTGATTTACGCACATTTCATGACTAATCTTTGGCAAGGAGATCCTGTCCTTTGGGTTTTGAGGATGACAAGCGTGAACCTTTCTCAACATGTGTTTCGGGGCAGTGTTCCCATGAACTCCATTTTACGTATGTTATGGTGCCCAAGTTTtgggaaaaactgaaatatgccAATCCTGGGAaagaatttattcattttattgagGTCTTGGGGTCAATCAGCTGCTGTTGTGTCATCACTTAATTAAAGATGTTATGCCGGAAGAGTAGCTACAAAACCACAAGAGCTAAAACATGACAGAACATTAAAAAACTGCATACTTTACAAAACAAGGGCATGACATTAAAATATTCCAAggaagcaacaaaaaaaacttattaTATAATGTACACAAATTAGCTGGACTATGAGAACAGACCCTGATTCCCTGTAGCTTGGATTTGAGCTGTGTTAGAAATATGTTTCCTCAAGCCCAGCATTCATTTGCAGTTCCTCATAGTAGCAAACATTAAGACATGTATTGACTTTCACATCAACAAAGAAATGCACAATATCTGTGAAATGTTACCTACAATTTAACAATGAAATATCACACAATTCGGTACAAGGATCAGTATCAGGAAGATGAAGAGCTGTTTACAGACAATACACAATaatatcatttcatttcagtcagtAAAATACATGGATTTTAAGCCCTTAGATCTGAAAATATAATGAGTAAAGGGGTGAAAATTTGCCAAATGCAACATTCATTTCAGCTGTTACAGCTAAGACCAGTGCTTTTTTCACCATCTACAGTGAATGAGCCACCTGTTTCATGCTATATAAGCTTTTTCAGTAcattcaggacatttttatgtgATTCTTACTTGATCCCTGAAGAGGACAATCACTCTTTGCTTCTGCCTTCATACTTTAAGACAGTCAGGACACTAGATGAGCTGTCTGGGATTCATATTTCCTTCAGCAGTGTGGATGTTTGCTCTTATGGTGTCTTGGAAATGAACCTCCAGACTGGAAAGTCAGTCTCCTTACACTCTCAGAGTGACACCACTCTGTTGCTGACCTTTGCTGAGTGTGTATTCCACTGCCACGAAATGCGTGGTGAGTGTGTCGAGAATGGTTACCTGTGGGCGTGCTGCTAcggaaggaagaggaaggggtGATGGGTGGGGTAACTGGAGGGGTGAGGTTTCCACTGGTATGGCGAGGCGGAGTGGAAACACTGCTGCGAGACAGATTGCCtgtcagagacagagacaatTTGGGCTGCACCTTCTTCTTCAGAGTCTCGTGCTCTCGCCGTGCAGCATCTGTCATGAACCTGCAGCGTGGGATATGAAGCTGGTCAGGGTTTGAAAACTTTAAATGAAAAGCGGGGTCTGTCATAGATTTGACACATCACACTGTCTTGATGTTGCAAAAATTCTCCTATTGAAAATTtactattaaaaaacacatgcttggaaaaaaaaccaaTCATTCCATTCCCATCAAAAAAACTTACACAAGGGTTTATGATGGATAGCAAAGTCTTTGGTAAATGCATAtcataaaaattaaatgttaacaTAGACATTGTTAAAGCAGAAGTGGAATTAACAAATTAAGCGATAACCACATCAAGATGTGTTTATGAAGGCAGGGAGACAGCGGCAGACCTTCTTGTATACTGGCTTGTTGCATAAGGCTTTTAAAACTACTAGTCAAATCACCATATCAAAGACGACTGGGATGCACCcagtgcaataaaaaaaacccaactacCAAATACAGAGGCAATTCATCTAAGCAATCCACCAGATGACATCTGAAATCGCTGGTGGAGCCTCATACAAGCAAACACATTATAGGGCACAGTGGTTATACTCACTGATGTAGAGCACTTTTGTATAAATCTTTACAGGCCCAAAGACTAATAACGTTAATGCcataattatttaaatgaatttatgaCATAGATTTAAATAAGAGCGAAATGTGCTGTTTTCTTGCTTTGATGATACCTTACAGTACATTTCTTTACCTGTTGATGTAGCTGAGGGCAACATATgtaggctgctgctgctcctgcttcTCCAGCAGACGGGGGTCTGTGTCTGAGCACATGAGGGAGACAAAGGAGTGGAAGAGTTAGACACATACTGTGCGTATAAACAGTGGTACAATGCTCTACCATTAGAACAGAATAAAGACATGTCACATTACTAAATATCGAGAACATCAGTGTgctcagttttctttttctagCATTCTTTGTCCCAGATCCCATCTTTCTCCGACAAACCAGAAGTTAGTGATGCAGTGACAAAGACATGTCAGACCCTTGAGCTCCTTGAGGcacatttgtgatttgtgatattgggatatataaataaaaatttgacaTGATCCCTCACCAGCTTCCCACCCACAAACTCTACTCTTCTTGTTTTCAAAGAAACACCTGCACTGGTGTTGGCAGCTTTCCCAGGACCCCTCAGGCACAGAGGAAAGGAACGGTGGTGCTTCCTCAGGAGGGTTTATTCATTTTGATGggaattttattatttaaatattaaaactggGTTAGAGATAATGAAACACACTGATCAATACAAACTTTTCAGGTAGGTTTTCAGTAAACAGACACCAGTAATACTCCTTACTTTAAACTtgagaaaaaataattcaaacctCTTGCACTGGATTACGATATGCTTCAGTTGAAGATTGCCACTGTACCTTTAATTTTTGCTGAATTGATACAAATTTGTGCCTTATACTATCAGAGGCTACTTTTGCACCTTTATGTACCTTAATGGTAGATAAAACAGGTCCACATCTGGTTGTCAGTACAAAAATGGTATCGTTTCTTATACTTCTATTTTTAAGTCTTGATGAAGAAGGCTGGACACATTATAATGACATTTCGCACTCTCCTACTTTAAAAACTTACATCAGTATGTCCCTGAGCAGTACACTTATCCCCCATCTGCTTCAGCTAAGCTGCTTGGTGGCAAACAGTAGCAGACTGTAGTAAAACTGGGTGAGTCCCAGGTATGAATGCTCATGAATGTGATGAGTTGTGCTGTGAAACAGCATGCATGCCAAATAGTTGAATAAAGGCTAATAAAAATTACTTGGTGAAAGTAATCAAAAAGGCAGGATATTGTGCAATATGCACTTCAATTAGTTCAAACATGATGTCATGCACCACTGTCTAGACTGAAGTCACTGTGGAGTAAAGGGCTGCTGGAGAACCTCCGCAATCTTCACACTGACACTGGTTACTGAACTTAAGTAAGGTTAAagatgcagtgtgtaggatttagtggcatctaacagtgaggttgcagattgcaacaaactgaatcaTTTCCCCCTTCCAAGCATGCAGGAGAATCTACAGTGGCCGCGAAACTCATggaaatgtgaaaggccctctctagagccagtgtttggtttgtccgttctgggctactgtagataCATGGCCGTGtaacatggtgggctccatggaagaggacctgctccctatgtagatataaagggctcattctaaggtaacgaaaacacaacgattcttattttcaggtgattatacactaattaaaacatacttatgaatattatattccatttctgccaagtccgttctgccaccaaattctacacactgcacctttaagttgaATTCATTGCCTTTGCACTCTTTGCTGTATGATTAGGCTACTTCCCTGTTTGtaacactgttgtttttaaaataatatataaataacaagaaaGTAACACATTGCATTTCTGAAAAACTGCTCTGCAAACACCACATTTCTCATACATGAcacataatgtgttttttcatgctGCGCTCCAGACATTCATCTTGTTCAGTGGTGCTAAATGTACAACAATCGCCAATCCCCACACCCTGAGGTGAGGCGGGCCTGACTTCAAACGCTCTTCCCACTGCCATCCATGTGGGAGAAGAGAGATGCCCCATAAAACAACATTGTCTACCACTTACCAGCTGAGCCTCCCTGTCTGCCTCTGACAGAGCTGTGAAAGACGGCTACCCCCATGTGGTTAAAAATATTGCTAGTTTCCATCCACAAGCTCATTTATAGACAGCCATTACACCTAAGGCTGTTTGTGGCATTAGATTATAAATTATGCAACGACCAATAACTAAAGTGCAGCCAAAACAAAACCTGTATATTCGGTGAGCAGTGAACATGAGTCCACTCCTGGTTGATGCAATTTAAAAACTACTAAGGCAATGacaaaacacatggaaaaagtGCATGCAACACCTTTGTGAGCTTGTAATAAAACCCTGAGTCATACACAATTATTACTTCCACAAGCGGTGTTGGGCTTTTACtcctgttggtttgtttgtctggaacaaaaaaacctaaaaatagaCTTGTTGGACAAAGACAATGTACCAACGACTAATTAGATTATGGTGTTGATCAAGATGAATATAGTGGAAACAGAAACTTGACTCCAAATCACCTAGTTATGTCTGCAGGGACATGACTAGGGTTAGGTATCAAACATCAATACTTTCTGAGCACCAAATGAAATTTGTCTGTACCGTCGATTATCAATAACTGTCAAGTATTGAAAGTTGGCATAAAATACCTTGTCATAGTCATGTTTACTTATGTTTTGTTGCTTTGATCAGAGATTTCTGAGCTAAATCAGGAAACAGctcattttaaactttatttttgttaagTAAAGTTCTTGAATTGagaagtaaaaatgaaaatgaaatggaaagaaaaaagatttagTAGAAAAACATGctaatatttttgtaaaataagGTGTCCAAAAAAGTAGTAGTTTGCTCAGGTACTGGCACCAATATTGAAGAAATTCATATGGGTGTAATCAAGACATAAGTTACAAATTGGATATTTGAGGATATATTGTGTATTCTTACAATTCAGTCTGTTTCTGATCTGGTTATCACACAAAATTGGTCTCTCTaagctgtttttcattcatttaactTCTCTTTGGGTGGAGCAAATCACTTTTTAACCGTTTGAAAGATACCAACGTGGTGTAGATTGAAAGTACAAactcacacgtacacacataaCCATCCATAaaggaaacacacagcagactgCACTCTGTACACTACTGGCTTAATTCTGTCATGACGGAGGCGAAAGGTGATGTTGACCAGTTAAACTCAAAGGAAGCCACATTGAAGTGTACATGAGAAAGCACACATTTTAAAGGTCTAACAGTAATCTATGACAACAAACCAATGTCAGCCTTCCTTTAAGTAGACATGGGTTTGACAAGACACAGGGCATCATCCACTCAGTGCCTGAAGCCAAGCCGCTTGGTTGACGCTAAAAAAGTGGCAAAGTTTTATGACACTGGCAGGTAAGCTCTAAGAACAGCTCGAATCTCAGCGCCTAGAGACTCAGAAGGTTTCTCTTAAGGCCTCAATCGTAAGCAAGTGTTTCATTAACAGTGGATTTATCCCCTGTGAGAAGGATAGCACACCTCTCTCTATTCTCCAGCCAAAGTCGTGGAAACAGAGTAGGAAAGACACGTTCATAGCGGCAATATTCCCCTGCCAAAAGCCGGAGGTAGTGCAGAGACTATTTTGAGTGCTGtgtgttggtatgtgtgtgcgtgagtgcaTAAGAAAATCCCTCCTAAGATCCCTAATGAGCCTCCAGGAGTGGAATGGCAGCCTGCTCATGGACCGCTTAAACAGCAGTGGATCAATCTGTTCCAACACACTGTAAATCACACACACCTCAGGTGGGGACTAGGGAGAAGGAGGCCTGCAGGGGCCGGTTCCCCGCAGCCTCCGCTATTCTTTTGGGGCCACCAGCAGTCAAGGATCAGGGTGAAGGCGCCCCAAGTAGAGATGGGAACCCCTCTAATCAAACTTCACAGGTGGTCTACCTTGGTGGCCAAATATCAGAAACcttctggggaaaaaaaagggtcTTTATTTACTGTTCCTTGTTTCAGAGGCAAACAGTCACTTCCTATACGCCTAGGTGATTGTTTACATACATGGTGCAAAGTCAGGTGTGGACAAGCAGAACAGATGTAGTGTAATACATCTAATATGTTCTGTATATAACAATGCTACTAATTTTCTGATTTTCACTGATGTCTTAAGCACATATGAAGCAATGACTATCATTAGTGTCTATGTGTGAAACGTGTCTACGGGAGCTTATGCTGGCTGAGTGAGTGGCTGTAGTGTGCGAGTGTAACAGGGGACTATATTAGCCTCACAGTTTATAATGGAGGCATATGTTACACAAGCACAGAAAACATACATGATGCAATAACATGTTCTCATTAGGGCCCCTATGACGACCTGCAACAGGAAACCAAGGGACGATCACACAACAAACCTTCCTAAGGCAACGGGGGAAGTGACGCCTCCTGCCCTCTCATAACGCCCTCCAcgaccctcacacacacacacacacacacacacgccccaGACGCACAGCTCCCTCTCTCATTTCCACCATAGTCTGGCTCTCCCATCCACCCTCACGGCCAAATGCGCTGTGGGGTAGAGCAGAGTGGCGAGCATTATGGTGACATGTTTATGGTGGCTCTGAGCCGCAGGGGACATTACCAGGAGTGGTGGCACAGGTAATTCATTACGATGTGACCTCTAAGGAGGAAATGAAACGGAGTCAAGCTCCATGTGTAAGCTGTCTTTGCAGgttgataaaaaacaaaacaaaacatgatccATCAAAAAATATGTGTAGTACAGGCAGCGATTtaaacatatacacatgcattaatTCATACACATATCCACAAAGACACGTTTGTACgaacacacagataaacacatggGAACatgtataaaacacacacattcatagcTGCTCATTGTATACATATGGTGCTAAGGTTTCGGTGATTTTTAAACAAGTCTGCCATTCTTTTTAAGCTGACATTGGTGATATCCAATAGCCAATATTAGAATTTGTACAATACCAATACAGTATTTGGTTTATGTTTAAATTACAGGTACTCAGTGTGAATTTCTGGAAGGCTGGAAAAGCCCAGTGacacaaataataattattagaagtagaagaagtagTTATATGATCAGATCTGTAAGTCAGGGCCACACTTATTCACAAATAGAATTGGACCAATAAATAGGCAATAAATCAGCTAATTATATTGAAAGACAATAGCTTATTGCAGAAATATTGGTATCTGTGTTTATTTCGGTCGATAAATaacagtacagaaatgccaaagatataTTTGAGGTAATTTAGGAACAGCATCACTATCCAATAGTTTGTCCAGCAAAGAGCACTGGCAAGTTCATTAACTGtacaatgtaaatattttagtcacaatacttaaaaaaaatacatttaagttatctttattaaaaatgtttttgtaaaaaaaaaaaaaagactattttttaaaatttcaaaaatcaaatatctAAAGGTGGGGGTGTTTAATACATTAGGCTTCTAAATGAAGATATAATATGTGAAAcaattcaaaaagaaaaaatactacTTTATATGTGCAGCTGTAGTAAGAGAGGAAACCTCAAACCAGCAGAATTGGAAATGACTGGAAAATATCTGATGATTAGCAACATCATCCTTTAAAGGACAGgtatgtaagatttagtggcatctagtggtgaagttgtagattgcaaccaaatgaatacacttcccttcccttcccccTCCAAACGTGCAGGAGAACCTACAGTAGCTGCGAAACTTGCGAAAAACGCAAAaagtcctctctagagccagtgggATCCActccccatgtagatataaagggctccttctaaggtaatgaaagcatgattcttattttcatgggattatacactgattaaaacctacttatgaatattatattccatttctgccaagtccgttccgctagatgccactaaatcttacatactgGTCCTATAAAGTAATAACTAAACTCTTAAAAGAACTTTTTTAAAAGAGGACAAAACTGGCACATTTGATCTGCATCAAACTACACCCCAATGATGTGTAATGTCAACATTGGTAGTACATTATTATCTCCTATGAGGAATGTTTTATCGAGTACAGCAGCCCCTCATCTCGCAGTCACTGCACAGGAACAGGAGCAGCGGTGTCGGGGGATGGGGAAATGTAATTAGGCCCACCAGGTGCACAGATCAGGGAACTAGTTACTGCTTTTCAAATTTATTACTTCCGCGCAGTTTTTGGGGGTGCATACCAAAATCTCCTAAATGAGCCTCCAGTGAGGATTGGCAACAAACAGACCCATTGTTACCGAGTCTGGACACTTCAGGCCATCGTTATGCCAGGCCCCGGtagtacacacatgcacaggtcTAAATAACACAGTCGCTATTTGCTTCTGGTCTATGGAGGCCTGGTCGCTCAGTGACAAAGTAAACATTTCATTGGCTTAGTGTGTGCAGTTTTTCATACCACACAAGAACACCAGACCATTGAGGAGATCTTTCAGTCTTAACAACACAACTTAGGCTCAGTGTTAAAATTTTCCTCTGGTTCCGCTGTTGTTTTCTGGGGCTCATTAGCATGTGCTCTCTTAAACTTTGCTGAATTTGTTGACAAAGGTCTAAGTGGACCACCCAACACTCATATCATCACCTTAAGTTGGCTGTCACGATGCTGGGATGTAAGAGGATGAAAAATAGCTGATTCATTATAAAATTTTTGAATCATAAATGTTAAGGGCTGGAAATTGATCTGTAACCGGATTTTATGTGATATCAGGTTCAATCTTagctttcagaaaaacaaataactgTTACTACACATTGCTCTCTGCATTAATGagcattttaaatgaaagatgAAGCTGGTCATCATCAACTGCAACCAATAAAATCTTGGAGTTTCTTCTAATACCCTCCTAAAAGTACagtaatgtttaaaaatacaatataccGTATTCAAGTATAAGAACTAACTGTGAAACACTACAATACACTGTGCTGTTAAATGTGACTGGGAAGTGAGCTTTGGTCTTATAGTGCAGGCCGGCTCCCTTTACCAACAGCAGAGCAGCGCCACCTCTTGTTCACAGACCTGACCAGCAGGCCGGCTGGGGAAAACAGGCACAAgaatgtttgcttgttttccaGGCGCCTAATTATAAAGGAGAACGTGCTTTAAGCAGCAGGCCACcagatgaggaggaagacagGCCAAATCAAGCACTCTGTCTGTAATTATGCTTCACAGGCACTTGGCACAACGCGCAAGATTTCGCACTTCTCAGAGTGGGCACAGGCCAGCGGACAAAGGAGGGGGGCAGCAAAGTTTTTCCACTCTCAGCCAACTAATTGCCTCATTATACCCCAATAAGTCATTTGGAAGCATTTTTTTCTACAGCTAACACCTCGGACACATGCACAGCACACAATCAGAGGGCAGAGGATATTAAAGCCAGTCAAGcaacaaacaagaacaacagAGACAGCTGGGCCTTGTCAGCTTCAATAATAAGTGTCTGAAATATTAGATTGGGTAACAGATGCAGGAACTAACTCAGTGTCAAACTGTGAGGAGGGGAATTCACTTTCTAGACTATAAGCTTAgttaaaagacataaaaacttCAAGCACTTGGAGCTAAACATCTCTGCAAGACTAAAGTTGTAGTTTCTGACTGACTTTTTGTTAAGCTTTATTAAATACAGGGATAAAACAATATAGTATGGAGGATTGAAACAGACAATacaatgataataaatatatttctgtatattgattttctgttttaattatgtgTCTATTTTATAACAAGTGATTCAAGGGAGCTAAATACATTGGCAATGTGGCActagacacacaaacacgaaGTTCTTATATAAACTCAATACTATTTAATTTTCATGTATCActgaagtaaataaaaacatgatacatTATTTTCCAGATATAGCTAGAAATACTTTTCcacttttcactttcacacagaGGTGAATTATTAGATCAGCATATACCTTTTACACACATCCGTTCACAGCTTCTCAGAAAGTTTAATGATAAAACAACTCAGACAAAGTTTTTATGTCCATCCATCATGACT
The sequence above is drawn from the Thunnus maccoyii chromosome 10, fThuMac1.1, whole genome shotgun sequence genome and encodes:
- the jazf1b gene encoding juxtaposed with another zinc finger protein 1b, with the translated sequence MTGIAAASFFSNACRFGGCGLHFDTLAELIVHIEDNHIDTDPRLLEKQEQQQPTYVALSYINRFMTDAARREHETLKKKVQPKLSLSLTGNLSRSSVSTPPRHTSGNLTPPVTPPITPSSSFRSSTPTGSECDEEEVDFEESDSDESWTTESAISSESILSSMCMNGGDEKPFACPVPGCKKRYKNVNGIKYHAKNGHRTQIRVRKPFKCRCGKSYKTSQGLRHHTINFHPPISTDIIRKMQQ